The Phaeodactylum tricornutum CCAP 1055/1 chromosome 2, whole genome shotgun sequence DNA window CACAACTTTCCGAAGCTAGTCAGGTATTTTGAGCGTTCCTTAATAATTAAATTGCGTTGTTCATTGCAATACCATACCAACCTTTTCAAGGTCATCTCTGCAAACCTGTTCCAGTCGTGGAACCAGTATTTTCTCTTCTTCAGGCGAGAGAAGTTCAAAACGGATATCATCAGCACCTGAAATAACTTTGCCTATCAGTGCGTACGGTTTCAATAATTGGACAAGGGAATACGATTTTCCGTCAGGGAAAACGTAACTTATCAATTTCAATGCAACTCCAGCGTGATTTGTGTCTTTGGCAAGCATTGCCTCCATGTCTTTTTCCTGATCTGAAGGGGATTCCAACATTGATTTGAGAAGGTCCTCAATTCCTGCCTCATCGTCCTCATTGGAGCCCAGCCCTGGTATTTCGAACAGCGCCAAAAGTTCTTCGTTTatatcgttgcagttttcaTCTAACGTTTTTTGGTATTCCTCTTCGCCTAATTCCTCTTTCATAAAATTATGGAAAAAATCCAGGTCGTCGTCTGTTTCGTCCAACAGCTCGTTTGTGCTTACAGGCCTCGGCAAAATCTCTGTCTTCCAGTTTTTTGTATAGTCATCCAGCGGGCCAGAGATTGTCAAGATTCGTGGCGTACGTTTCAACTGCAAGTTTTCCCCCAGATGTTCTTTCACCTG harbors:
- a CDS encoding predicted protein — translated: MNVVVFASLVGSARAWSTHPRIGSTPPSLAMIARRSSGRGLETLLRAEILDVDFERVDRSDKRIPSKVEMIPQLIDQKDGQPRSLLELAAESEPDQELQNTPIPFLDGENYIDTKLAFMAELDGIKYAIAMPFDYPVAMTLEKKDGSVDYLAADLEENDELLEIMAAQVKEHLGENLQLKRTPRILTISGPLDDYTKNWKTEILPRPVSTNELLDETDDDLDFFHNFMKEELGEEEYQKTLDENCNDINEELLALFEIPGLGSNEDDEAGIEDLLKSMLESPSDQEKDMEAMLAKDTNHAGVALKLISYVFPDGKSYSLVQLLKPYALIGKVISGADDIRFELLSPEEEKILVPRLEQVCRDDLEKVGMVLQ